The Nitrospirales bacterium genome includes a window with the following:
- a CDS encoding PEP-CTERM sorting domain-containing protein produces the protein MKVKHHVLYLLTTLSLLAPSGVWAMPFLPDFNAATFIPGAPIDNAYFPIVTGVSQTYQGQKEEDGEIVTEKFTFSNLGPGPTILGVQTTIQRDRAFEDGVIVEDTFDYYAQDTVGNVWYFGEDVTNFVYDDDGNLIETNNESAWRGGVNDALPGFIMPADPIVGFNYRQEFALQDEAVDEATIFSLGNTVSLSIGEFTNTLQILEENGLDPDAREFKYYAPGLGLILVEEGLTPNLQDHEFRVELVSSVPEPSTVVLMGSGLAGLMGWRYRKSKGCSD, from the coding sequence ATGAAGGTAAAACACCATGTTCTGTATCTGCTGACCACCTTGTCATTGTTGGCTCCTAGCGGAGTTTGGGCAATGCCATTTCTGCCGGATTTCAATGCGGCCACATTCATCCCCGGTGCTCCCATCGACAACGCGTACTTCCCAATAGTCACAGGCGTCAGTCAAACCTACCAAGGACAGAAGGAGGAGGATGGGGAGATCGTCACAGAGAAGTTCACATTTTCCAATCTGGGTCCTGGGCCGACGATACTTGGAGTCCAGACCACCATACAGCGTGACCGCGCATTCGAAGATGGTGTGATCGTCGAAGATACGTTTGACTATTATGCGCAGGACACGGTCGGCAATGTCTGGTACTTTGGGGAAGATGTCACCAACTTTGTCTATGACGACGACGGCAATCTGATTGAAACAAACAATGAAAGCGCATGGAGAGGTGGCGTCAACGATGCGCTGCCTGGATTCATCATGCCCGCTGACCCCATCGTGGGATTCAATTACCGGCAAGAATTCGCACTTCAGGACGAAGCTGTAGACGAAGCCACGATCTTTTCACTCGGAAATACCGTCTCACTCAGTATCGGCGAGTTCACGAATACCCTGCAAATCTTGGAAGAAAACGGATTGGACCCCGATGCCAGGGAATTTAAATACTATGCTCCCGGACTGGGCCTGATTTTGGTCGAAGAAGGCCTGACTCCAAATTTACAGGATCATGAATTTCGTGTGGAATTGGTTTCTTCCGTCCCGGAACCTTCGACAGTGGTATTGATGGGATCAGGTCTGGCCGGACTGATGGGTTGGAGGTACCGAAAAAGCAAAGGGTGTTCAGATTGA
- a CDS encoding SET domain-containing protein-lysine N-methyltransferase, which yields MNTNVQPSPINGKGLFAAEPIRARQKIGEFEGEVISQRVARRRAKTRRHIAIVEVNNGKAIDAAGQKHGFRFINHSCSPNTYMRIIRERVEFYSLRHIKVGEELTCHYGESHHEGLRRCTCQSANCRLFL from the coding sequence GTGAATACGAACGTTCAACCCAGTCCCATCAATGGGAAAGGACTCTTCGCCGCAGAGCCCATTCGAGCAAGGCAAAAAATAGGAGAATTCGAAGGTGAAGTGATTAGCCAACGAGTAGCACGACGACGGGCGAAGACACGCCGTCACATCGCGATCGTGGAAGTGAATAATGGCAAGGCCATCGATGCGGCCGGACAGAAACACGGCTTTCGCTTCATCAATCACTCGTGCAGCCCGAATACCTACATGCGAATCATTCGAGAACGGGTAGAATTTTACTCGCTACGCCACATCAAGGTCGGCGAGGAACTCACCTGTCACTACGGTGAGTCCCACCATGAAGGCTTACGCCGATGCACCTGTCAAAGCGCCAACTGTCGGCTCTTCCTCTAG
- a CDS encoding response regulator transcription factor, with translation MRILLVEDDRVIADFIQKGMKEAGFTIDHVEDGMRGLEALLYESYDLAILDLMLPRLDGLSVLGQLREQKKALPILILSAKRSVDERVDGLRHGGDDYLTKPFSFSELLARVESLLRRSQRITEPTSLTYEDLSIDLLARTAKRAGKKIDLQPKEFALLEYLIRNSGNVVSKTMIMERVWDYNFDPGTNVVEARISKLREKVDKDFHKPLIHTIRGLGYVLRDNDA, from the coding sequence ATGAGAATCCTATTGGTTGAAGATGATCGCGTCATCGCTGATTTTATTCAAAAAGGCATGAAAGAAGCTGGCTTTACGATTGACCATGTAGAAGACGGTATGAGGGGTCTTGAAGCATTACTCTATGAGAGTTATGACCTGGCAATTCTTGATCTGATGTTGCCCCGGTTAGATGGCCTTTCAGTGCTTGGCCAGCTCCGGGAGCAAAAAAAAGCGCTCCCCATCCTCATCCTGAGCGCCAAGCGATCAGTCGATGAACGGGTAGACGGTCTTCGCCATGGTGGAGACGACTACCTCACAAAGCCATTTTCATTCAGCGAGTTGCTCGCGCGTGTTGAATCTCTACTACGCAGAAGCCAACGGATCACCGAGCCCACGAGCCTTACGTATGAAGACCTCTCCATCGATCTGCTTGCGCGCACGGCCAAACGGGCCGGAAAGAAGATCGACTTGCAACCCAAGGAGTTTGCCTTGCTGGAATACCTGATACGCAATTCTGGTAACGTTGTTTCCAAGACGATGATCATGGAACGTGTCTGGGATTACAACTTTGACCCTGGAACCAACGTGGTGGAAGCGCGCATCAGCAAACTCCGTGAAAAGGTCGACAAAGACTTTCACAAGCCGCTGATCCACACGATCAGGGGGCTCGGGTACGTTCTGAGGGATAACGATGCGTAA
- a CDS encoding CoB--CoM heterodisulfide reductase iron-sulfur subunit B family protein yields MKYAFFPGCVSKGACPELYQSVMQVYPKIGIELEEMTTASCTGAGVLQEKDRRLGDVLNARTFALAEQQQLPIMTICSTCQGVMSQANHRMTTDPAYLAEINQILGEEGLQYQGTTSIRHFVWILLEDVGEDTLRQYITKPLTGLRAAPFYGCYLQRPTDALQFDQHPDRPKALERVIEILGAEVVDFPGKSRCCGFPILTINEPNSLTMVATHTSDAKRHGADIMVTPCPLCHLNLDGMQAKAAGQQKTSIDLPILHLPQLLGLAIGMTPQSLGLGRNLVSPDSALRKLAGAGVS; encoded by the coding sequence ATGAAATACGCCTTCTTCCCCGGCTGTGTCTCGAAAGGCGCGTGCCCTGAACTGTATCAATCGGTCATGCAAGTCTACCCCAAGATCGGGATCGAGCTTGAAGAAATGACCACGGCCTCCTGCACCGGTGCAGGCGTGCTCCAGGAAAAAGACCGGCGGTTAGGCGATGTGCTCAACGCGCGGACATTTGCCCTGGCCGAACAACAGCAGTTGCCCATCATGACGATCTGTTCGACCTGTCAAGGAGTGATGAGTCAGGCCAACCATCGCATGACGACCGACCCGGCGTACCTCGCGGAAATCAATCAGATACTGGGAGAGGAAGGCTTACAGTATCAAGGCACCACGAGCATCCGGCACTTCGTGTGGATCTTATTGGAGGACGTCGGAGAGGATACACTCAGGCAGTACATCACAAAACCCCTGACCGGGTTGCGAGCCGCCCCTTTTTATGGTTGTTACCTGCAACGTCCGACCGATGCCCTCCAGTTTGACCAACATCCCGATCGCCCCAAAGCCCTGGAGCGCGTCATCGAAATCCTCGGGGCGGAAGTCGTGGATTTTCCCGGCAAGAGTCGATGCTGCGGATTCCCGATTCTCACGATCAATGAACCAAACTCTCTCACGATGGTCGCGACGCATACCTCGGACGCCAAAAGGCATGGAGCCGACATTATGGTCACGCCTTGCCCGCTTTGCCATTTAAATTTAGATGGGATGCAGGCGAAAGCTGCGGGCCAGCAGAAGACATCGATCGATCTCCCGATCCTCCACCTCCCTCAACTCCTGGGTCTGGCTATCGGAATGACGCCTCAATCGCTTGGCCTAGGCCGCAATCTCGTTTCTCCGGATTCTGCGTTGCGCAAGCTTGCCGGTGCGGGAGTTTCGTAG
- the sdhB gene encoding succinate dehydrogenase iron-sulfur subunit, with translation MSTTLRIRRFNPEQQAPAPFFQDYELELEPSDSVLDGLIKVRETLDDSLGLRCSCRGAICGSCGMRINGHATLACKTKIVTATQEGTTIRVEPMNNMPVIKDLITDMSAFWDKIRQVRPWLQPSGATPEAEYLAPAEAMSHLSGVMTCIMCGVCVSDCTVLEVDSRFVGPAALAKAYRFVADPRDGQKAQRLNALNEPGGMWDCTRCMECIQVCPKGVGPMDRIMSLRAKGMDEHVSSTCGSRHAEVFTDIIERKGLLDEPMLALRTFGLGNWRRLLGMIPVALQSLRHKKVPPSGPFHRAIPGIEQIKRLFARVRRNP, from the coding sequence ATGAGCACCACGCTTCGTATACGCCGGTTCAATCCTGAGCAGCAGGCTCCGGCGCCATTTTTTCAAGACTATGAACTCGAACTCGAGCCATCGGACAGCGTCCTGGACGGGCTCATTAAGGTTCGAGAGACACTCGACGATTCACTCGGACTTCGGTGTTCATGCCGTGGTGCCATCTGCGGGTCTTGCGGCATGCGGATCAACGGCCATGCCACGTTAGCCTGCAAAACAAAGATCGTCACCGCCACTCAAGAAGGTACAACCATTCGCGTCGAACCCATGAATAACATGCCCGTCATTAAAGACCTCATCACGGACATGTCGGCCTTTTGGGACAAGATTCGCCAGGTTCGGCCCTGGCTGCAACCAAGCGGAGCGACGCCAGAGGCTGAATACCTCGCGCCGGCAGAAGCCATGAGTCATCTGTCTGGCGTCATGACCTGCATTATGTGTGGCGTCTGCGTCTCCGACTGTACGGTGCTGGAAGTCGATTCGCGATTTGTGGGCCCGGCGGCTTTGGCCAAAGCCTATCGATTCGTCGCCGATCCTCGTGACGGACAGAAAGCCCAACGGCTCAACGCCCTGAACGAGCCAGGCGGCATGTGGGATTGCACCAGATGCATGGAATGCATACAAGTCTGCCCCAAAGGGGTTGGTCCGATGGACCGCATCATGTCATTGCGCGCCAAAGGCATGGACGAACACGTTTCATCGACATGCGGCTCACGCCATGCCGAAGTCTTTACGGATATTATTGAGCGTAAAGGGCTGCTCGATGAACCGATGCTGGCCCTGCGAACGTTTGGACTGGGAAACTGGCGCCGCCTGCTCGGCATGATTCCAGTGGCACTTCAATCGTTGCGCCACAAGAAAGTTCCACCGTCCGGCCCTTTCCACCGTGCAATTCCCGGCATTGAACAGATCAAGCGGCTGTTTGCTCGCGTAAGGAGAAACCCATGA
- a CDS encoding LbtU family siderophore porin, with protein MFMSFLCSLLFLLVLGPSFAGAQEQTRKALEPSSSDPVRIYRSPEERREAGLGKQVTEWLKIGGVMDLEKEYRANRVRAGRNSNDDPDPELAVELGFEVQYGEWFEAEVLFAVEENGRRHYQELDEGLIGIDLADFGFKLGQLYVPFGAYYSHFVTGPLLEFGQTRGRAVQLDYTFWDSVELAAYVFESKADKQKTQNAVDWGLSLEYTSNDESLIIGAGYLSDLAESQDALLLDYNNTYQRRVPAWNVYTRIGMPPFELTVEALKAMKRFQEFDKNANKPFSSNFELAYFPVNFLQFALRLEFSDELADEPKWQYGVAATWRPFNNLSVAIDYLYGTYQNDFAFDDLDNELQSHHMIGSQLTVGF; from the coding sequence ATGTTTATGTCTTTTCTCTGTTCTCTCCTGTTTCTGCTTGTTCTTGGCCCAAGCTTCGCCGGTGCGCAAGAGCAGACGAGGAAGGCCTTAGAACCATCGTCAAGTGACCCCGTGAGAATTTACAGAAGTCCGGAAGAGCGAAGAGAGGCTGGTCTTGGCAAGCAGGTCACCGAGTGGCTGAAGATTGGCGGCGTCATGGATCTAGAAAAAGAATACCGGGCTAATCGCGTGCGTGCCGGGAGGAATTCAAACGACGATCCAGATCCCGAATTGGCCGTCGAGCTTGGCTTTGAGGTTCAATACGGGGAATGGTTTGAAGCCGAGGTGCTGTTTGCGGTGGAAGAAAACGGCCGTCGGCACTATCAAGAGCTGGACGAAGGCCTCATCGGAATCGACCTCGCCGATTTCGGCTTTAAGCTTGGCCAGCTCTATGTGCCTTTTGGTGCCTATTATAGCCATTTTGTGACAGGACCGTTGTTGGAATTTGGTCAGACGCGAGGAAGAGCTGTCCAACTCGACTACACGTTTTGGGATTCTGTGGAACTCGCAGCGTACGTGTTTGAAAGTAAAGCCGATAAGCAAAAGACCCAAAATGCAGTTGACTGGGGTCTCAGTCTTGAATACACGTCGAACGATGAGTCGCTGATAATCGGCGCCGGGTATCTTTCCGATCTTGCCGAAAGTCAGGACGCATTGCTCCTGGACTACAACAATACCTATCAGCGTCGTGTCCCGGCCTGGAATGTGTATACCCGGATAGGAATGCCTCCATTTGAATTGACCGTAGAGGCACTGAAGGCCATGAAGAGGTTTCAGGAGTTTGACAAGAACGCCAATAAGCCCTTTTCTTCAAATTTTGAGCTGGCTTATTTTCCAGTCAATTTTCTGCAATTCGCCCTTCGCTTAGAGTTCAGCGATGAGTTAGCAGATGAACCGAAATGGCAATATGGCGTGGCGGCAACGTGGCGGCCTTTTAACAATTTGAGTGTGGCCATCGACTATCTCTATGGAACCTACCAGAACGACTTCGCCTTCGACGATCTGGACAACGAGCTACAGAGCCATCATATGATAGGCTCACAATTGACGGTGGGATTTTGA
- the ilvD gene encoding dihydroxy-acid dehydratase gives MPPLRSKTSTQGRNMAGARALWRATGMKNDDFGKPIIAIANSFTQFVPGHVHLHDLGQLVAREIEKAGAVAKEFNTIAIDDGIAMGHDGMLYSLPSRDIISDSVEYMVNAHCADALVCISNCDKITPGMLNATLRLNIPTIFVSGGPMEAGRTKLADHHTNLIHAIVKAADDKLSDGEVEEYERSACPTCGSCSGMFTANSMNCLTEVLGLALPGNGSLLATHADRKELFLEAGRQIVALCKRYYEKDDGSVLPRSIASYEAFANAMSMDIAMGGSTNTILHLLAAAQEAGVNFTLQDIDQLSRKVPNLCKAAPAIDTYHMEDVHRAGGMMGILGELNRGGLLNMKVKSVHSESLGDSLEHWDVAVTKSEAVKKFFRAGPAGIPTQTAFSQDTRYETLDLDRQNGCIRDIQHAYSREGGLAVLYGNIAKNGCIVKTAGVDEKLWVFSGPARVFESQDSAVEAILDNRILAGDVVVIRYEGPKGGPGMQEMLYPTSYLKSKGLGAACALLTDGRFSGGTSGLSIGHVSPEAAEGGAIGLVEEGDEIQIDIPKRTIHLNVSDDELVERRGRMKAKGHDAWMPTEVRSRVVSSALKAYAALTTSADKGAVRNLEQLKL, from the coding sequence ATGCCCCCACTTCGATCAAAGACCTCTACCCAAGGCAGGAATATGGCCGGTGCCCGTGCCCTTTGGCGGGCGACTGGAATGAAGAATGATGACTTTGGCAAACCCATTATCGCGATCGCCAATTCGTTTACCCAGTTTGTGCCTGGTCATGTGCATTTACATGACTTAGGTCAATTAGTGGCCAGGGAAATCGAAAAGGCCGGAGCCGTCGCCAAAGAATTCAACACGATCGCGATCGATGATGGCATTGCGATGGGCCATGACGGGATGCTGTACAGTCTGCCATCCAGAGATATCATCTCGGACTCTGTCGAATACATGGTAAACGCCCATTGCGCTGATGCCCTCGTGTGTATCTCGAACTGCGACAAGATCACTCCCGGCATGTTGAACGCGACGTTGCGGTTGAATATCCCGACCATTTTTGTTTCCGGGGGACCGATGGAAGCGGGACGCACGAAGTTAGCGGATCATCATACGAATCTCATTCATGCCATCGTCAAAGCTGCAGACGACAAGCTGTCTGATGGCGAAGTGGAGGAATATGAACGATCGGCCTGCCCCACATGCGGGTCTTGTTCCGGGATGTTTACCGCGAATTCCATGAATTGTCTGACGGAAGTGTTGGGGCTAGCGTTGCCCGGTAATGGGTCATTACTGGCCACGCATGCCGATCGAAAAGAATTGTTCTTGGAAGCCGGCCGTCAGATCGTCGCACTCTGTAAACGTTACTATGAAAAGGATGATGGATCAGTCCTTCCTCGAAGCATTGCGTCGTATGAGGCGTTCGCGAATGCCATGAGCATGGACATCGCCATGGGAGGATCCACCAACACGATCCTGCATTTGCTCGCGGCGGCGCAGGAGGCGGGAGTGAACTTTACGTTGCAGGATATTGACCAGTTGTCGCGAAAGGTTCCCAATCTTTGTAAGGCGGCTCCAGCAATCGATACGTATCATATGGAAGACGTGCATCGAGCCGGCGGGATGATGGGAATTCTTGGTGAGCTCAATCGAGGTGGCTTGCTGAACATGAAGGTGAAGAGTGTGCATAGTGAATCGCTTGGGGATTCACTCGAGCACTGGGATGTGGCCGTGACGAAGAGCGAGGCTGTCAAGAAGTTCTTTCGGGCCGGGCCCGCTGGAATTCCCACCCAAACGGCCTTTAGCCAAGACACCCGTTATGAGACCTTGGATCTTGATCGGCAGAATGGATGTATTCGCGATATCCAACATGCCTATAGCCGAGAGGGCGGTCTCGCCGTGCTCTATGGCAACATCGCCAAAAACGGCTGTATCGTGAAAACGGCCGGTGTCGATGAGAAGCTTTGGGTCTTTTCTGGCCCCGCGCGCGTTTTTGAATCACAAGATTCTGCCGTTGAGGCCATTCTCGATAATCGAATCTTGGCAGGGGATGTTGTCGTCATCCGGTATGAAGGCCCGAAGGGAGGGCCAGGGATGCAGGAAATGTTGTACCCGACTAGCTATCTCAAATCTAAAGGCTTGGGTGCGGCTTGCGCCCTTCTGACCGACGGCCGGTTCTCAGGCGGTACATCGGGTCTTTCCATCGGCCATGTTTCCCCTGAAGCGGCAGAGGGGGGCGCGATCGGCCTTGTGGAAGAGGGTGATGAAATACAGATCGATATCCCCAAACGAACGATTCATCTCAACGTGTCCGATGACGAATTAGTCGAGCGTCGTGGGCGAATGAAAGCCAAAGGGCACGATGCGTGGATGCCGACCGAAGTTCGAAGCCGTGTGGTGTCTTCCGCCCTTAAGGCCTATGCCGCCCTAACGACGAGCGCCGATAAAGGGGCTGTCCGGAATTTAGAACAGCTCAAGCTGTAA
- a CDS encoding FAD-binding protein: MTTVHTYDVLVIGAGLAGMRAALSAHHQGVSVGVLTKVHPVRSHSNAAQGGINAALTDRGDKWEDHAFETVKGSDYLGDQDAVEVLAQEAGQDIIDLEHMGVIFNRNEEGRLGTRRFGGQKRARTFFVSDFTGQAMLHVLFEQILQAKLPIFEEWFVTSIVKDDHGRCAGVIAFEIRTGKFSLFKAKAVILAAGGLGRVYEPSTNALICTGDGMALAYRAGAPLMDMEMVQYHPTTLKGKGLLISEAARGEGAYLLNSEGERFMERYAPNMMELASRDVVSRAEQLEINEGRGINGCVLLDCRHLGKAFIHDRLRQINEEAKTFANIDLAEEPIPIRPGMHYQMGGIKTDIDGRCWDIHEQWKGVPGLFAAGEAACVSLHGGNRLGANSLLDTVVFGRRAGVCAAKYAKTCSAPSLSEAVVDSDQSFVASILNRPAQEDTIARIRLEMGQTMNRHLSVFRDEDGMNTARKVIESLKVRWKSVGIKDKGRVFNTGLMNTLELGFMLDCAETIITGALTRKESRGAHFRTDYLDRDDDEWLKHILLYHSGNGAPDIDYLPVRITQWKPQARVY; encoded by the coding sequence ATGACCACTGTTCATACCTACGATGTCCTGGTTATCGGAGCTGGGCTCGCCGGAATGCGAGCCGCGTTGTCTGCCCACCATCAAGGTGTGAGCGTCGGGGTTCTGACCAAAGTTCATCCGGTCCGGAGTCATTCCAACGCTGCACAAGGAGGCATCAATGCCGCGCTGACCGACCGGGGAGATAAATGGGAGGATCACGCGTTCGAAACCGTCAAAGGCAGCGATTACTTGGGCGACCAAGATGCCGTAGAAGTCTTAGCGCAAGAAGCCGGGCAGGATATTATCGACTTGGAACACATGGGAGTGATCTTCAACCGAAATGAGGAAGGACGGTTGGGAACCCGCCGATTCGGTGGACAGAAACGCGCCCGGACATTCTTTGTCTCTGATTTCACGGGACAAGCCATGTTGCACGTCTTGTTCGAACAAATCCTTCAAGCCAAACTCCCTATCTTTGAGGAATGGTTCGTCACTTCCATCGTCAAGGACGATCATGGACGATGCGCCGGGGTCATCGCGTTCGAAATTCGAACGGGGAAATTTTCCCTGTTCAAGGCCAAGGCCGTCATCTTGGCCGCTGGCGGGCTTGGTCGTGTGTACGAACCCAGTACCAATGCGTTGATCTGCACTGGCGATGGGATGGCGCTGGCCTATCGGGCTGGTGCTCCTCTCATGGATATGGAAATGGTCCAGTATCATCCCACGACTCTCAAAGGGAAGGGACTCCTCATCAGCGAAGCCGCTCGCGGCGAAGGAGCGTATCTGCTCAATAGTGAAGGGGAACGATTTATGGAACGGTACGCTCCCAACATGATGGAGCTGGCTTCCCGTGATGTCGTTTCACGAGCCGAACAACTTGAGATCAATGAGGGTCGCGGCATCAATGGTTGTGTATTGTTGGACTGCCGGCACCTCGGCAAAGCGTTCATCCACGACCGATTGCGGCAAATCAATGAGGAGGCCAAAACCTTCGCGAATATTGACCTCGCGGAAGAACCGATCCCTATCCGCCCGGGCATGCATTATCAAATGGGAGGGATAAAAACGGATATTGACGGACGATGCTGGGACATCCACGAGCAATGGAAGGGTGTGCCAGGATTATTTGCCGCCGGCGAAGCGGCCTGCGTCAGTCTCCATGGCGGGAATCGTCTCGGCGCGAATTCGTTGCTGGATACCGTCGTGTTCGGAAGACGCGCCGGAGTCTGTGCCGCAAAGTACGCCAAGACATGTTCCGCGCCAAGCCTCTCGGAAGCCGTGGTGGACAGCGATCAAAGTTTTGTGGCCTCGATACTCAACAGACCCGCACAAGAAGATACGATCGCCCGAATCCGATTGGAGATGGGCCAGACCATGAATCGGCACCTTTCCGTCTTTCGAGACGAAGATGGCATGAATACCGCACGAAAGGTCATCGAGTCGCTCAAAGTACGATGGAAATCGGTCGGAATCAAGGACAAAGGCCGCGTCTTTAATACCGGCCTCATGAACACCCTGGAACTCGGATTCATGCTGGATTGCGCAGAGACGATCATCACCGGAGCGTTGACGCGCAAAGAAAGCCGTGGGGCGCATTTCCGAACAGACTATCTGGATCGGGACGACGACGAATGGCTGAAGCACATTTTGCTATATCATAGCGGGAACGGCGCGCCAGACATCGATTATCTTCCCGTTCGCATTACTCAGTGGAAACCACAAGCCCGGGTGTATTGA
- a CDS encoding HAMP domain-containing histidine kinase, producing the protein MRKVPKTLTFRLTLSYASAFLLSAIASLGVLYFSINSILSNRMDEDLEEDIVEYRDLYQSEGKERVLKELEREATSSDQGKMFIRLMTDTGQPIFASDLSDWDGLNTDQRYVQDVMGAKAGHRIDTLELPDQEYPARVAYGLIGPDLILHIGESQEETEEIMDVLLLVFAGMFCIAIPIASGIGWVIARKAVAGIEEVSHAAVDIEKGQLDRRVTITNQGEEVQKLVDTFNAMAERIRTLISEMREMTDNIAHDLRSPLSRIRAISEQALSSANSEEDYHSAASDTLQECDRLLHLINTTLDVAEAEAGVMQTDQEPVNLSTLIEDARDLFEPAAEEKGIELTCKLDSDCRIQGNRQMLQRMIANLLDNALKYTPSHGNISIGLVGRQHALRVTVTDTGIGIQPADQRRVFDRFFRCDHSRAQEGCGLGLSFARAVACAHGGDITLVSEPPQGSTFIINLPRLASHS; encoded by the coding sequence ATGCGTAAGGTTCCTAAGACATTAACCTTTCGCTTGACGCTTTCCTACGCTTCTGCCTTTCTGCTCTCTGCCATCGCAAGCCTCGGCGTGTTGTATTTTTCCATCAACAGCATCTTGAGTAATCGCATGGACGAAGATTTAGAAGAAGATATCGTGGAATACCGCGACCTTTACCAGTCAGAAGGGAAAGAGAGGGTGCTGAAAGAACTTGAGCGTGAAGCCACATCGAGTGATCAGGGCAAGATGTTCATTCGATTGATGACGGATACGGGTCAGCCAATCTTTGCCTCTGACTTGTCAGACTGGGACGGATTGAACACCGACCAGCGATATGTTCAAGACGTCATGGGAGCGAAGGCTGGACATCGCATAGACACGCTTGAGCTGCCTGACCAGGAGTATCCTGCGAGGGTCGCCTATGGCCTGATCGGCCCTGATCTCATCTTGCATATTGGAGAGTCTCAGGAAGAGACCGAAGAAATCATGGACGTACTGCTTCTGGTTTTCGCGGGGATGTTTTGTATCGCAATTCCCATAGCCTCTGGGATTGGATGGGTGATCGCCAGAAAGGCGGTCGCGGGCATTGAGGAAGTGAGTCATGCGGCGGTGGATATCGAGAAAGGGCAGCTTGACCGCCGTGTCACGATCACCAATCAGGGGGAAGAAGTCCAGAAGCTCGTAGATACGTTTAACGCCATGGCGGAACGCATTCGAACCCTCATCTCGGAAATGCGTGAAATGACAGATAATATTGCCCATGACCTTCGCAGTCCGTTGTCACGAATTCGCGCTATTTCAGAACAGGCTCTCTCATCGGCAAACAGTGAAGAAGACTATCATTCGGCCGCGTCCGATACGCTCCAAGAATGCGATCGCCTCCTTCACTTGATCAATACGACCTTAGATGTCGCCGAAGCTGAAGCCGGCGTGATGCAGACCGATCAAGAACCCGTCAACCTATCGACGCTCATCGAAGATGCCCGCGATCTCTTCGAGCCTGCCGCAGAAGAAAAAGGTATCGAATTGACATGTAAGCTCGACTCCGATTGCCGAATTCAGGGCAACCGGCAGATGCTTCAGCGCATGATCGCGAATCTACTCGATAATGCGCTGAAATATACGCCATCTCATGGCAACATTTCGATCGGCCTCGTTGGCAGGCAACATGCTCTGCGGGTCACCGTGACTGACACCGGAATCGGCATTCAACCGGCTGATCAACGGCGCGTCTTTGACCGGTTCTTCCGGTGCGATCACAGTCGTGCTCAGGAGGGATGTGGTTTGGGTCTGAGTTTTGCCCGTGCCGTGGCCTGTGCTCACGGCGGCGACATCACGCTCGTCAGCGAACCTCCTCAGGGCAGCACATTCATCATCAACTTACCCCGGCTCGCCTCACATTCCTGA
- a CDS encoding fumarylacetoacetate hydrolase family protein, whose product MNIIRFQDATGHIGYGQPLGNNMAQRIHGDLFGDFQVSDQTAEVAKLLAPIVPPTILCIGLNYKAHAEETGAKLPEFPVLFIKAANTLNHPEEPIMIPRVAPGQVDYECELAVIIGRSAKNVKKAEALDYVLGYTCANDVSARRWQKEGGGKQWCRGKSFDTFCPLGPHLVTRDDIPNPNDLRISTRLNGEVMQNSNTSDMIFDIPSLISFLSQSTTLLPGTTILTGTPSGVGFTRTPPVFLEHGDQVTVEIEQIGALKNPVQDEK is encoded by the coding sequence ATGAATATTATCCGGTTTCAAGATGCGACAGGTCACATTGGCTACGGCCAACCTCTTGGCAACAACATGGCCCAACGTATCCATGGGGATCTGTTCGGTGATTTTCAGGTAAGTGATCAAACGGCCGAGGTCGCCAAGCTCCTTGCCCCGATCGTTCCCCCCACGATCTTATGCATCGGGCTGAACTATAAAGCCCATGCGGAAGAAACAGGCGCCAAACTTCCGGAATTTCCCGTTCTCTTCATCAAGGCCGCCAACACGTTGAATCATCCGGAAGAGCCGATCATGATTCCGAGGGTCGCTCCTGGGCAAGTGGATTATGAGTGCGAACTCGCGGTTATCATCGGCAGGTCAGCAAAAAACGTGAAAAAGGCCGAAGCGCTCGATTATGTACTGGGGTACACCTGCGCGAATGACGTCAGCGCCCGACGCTGGCAAAAAGAGGGCGGAGGAAAGCAGTGGTGTCGCGGCAAATCGTTCGATACGTTTTGTCCACTTGGCCCACATCTCGTGACTCGAGACGACATCCCGAATCCGAATGACTTGAGGATTAGCACACGGTTGAATGGCGAGGTCATGCAAAATTCAAATACGTCAGACATGATCTTCGATATTCCATCATTGATCAGTTTCTTGAGTCAGAGCACCACGCTCTTGCCGGGTACGACTATTTTGACCGGCACCCCCTCTGGCGTGGGATTCACGCGGACACCGCCCGTATTCCTCGAACATGGCGATCAGGTCACGGTCGAGATAGAGCAGATTGGCGCTCTTAAAAACCCAGTGCAGGATGAAAAATAA